The following proteins come from a genomic window of Rutidosis leptorrhynchoides isolate AG116_Rl617_1_P2 chromosome 10, CSIRO_AGI_Rlap_v1, whole genome shotgun sequence:
- the LOC139870814 gene encoding uncharacterized protein — MSVSHSTWPVVLMPYNLPPWLCMKKPFLFLTLLIPGPSTPGNNIDVYMQPLVDELKELWDTRVNTYDASNKSNFTRRVGLIWIVSDFLAYADLLGWSTKGKLACPSCHKETRSIRLSNSHKDIFMAHRPWLELLDAYRIDKDSFDGTEEHVGRPCCLIGEQVLAELKGFEIKFGKLVKDNSSLPYNWKKRNGKTKEHLKGRRDLEEMDGYAANISRCIQGKPPKITGLKSHDNHILMQQLLLVAIRNVLPKHMHSVIMNLCQYYRQLCSKFLKPTDLFKMENDIGKILCDLERIFPPSFFDVMIHLSVHLASEARLGGLYLGTLKSYVRNKSKPEGSIVEGYLAEECLSFCSMYLDSDVETIHNKSSRNHDDGGDENVLPIFCMAGRLIGATNVVKLGYDTLAIAHSHMLFNYSEIDFLRTEHMNILSHQNQNKCKRDIQRLHSQEFKEWMSDYVDEDMASCGDNRITSDIKTLPIGPNEALTSSFLSARYNDPVVGDVTYYDILNDIIELQYGDEKKVALFHCDWISSGSKIKVDENGFTTLNFRGLKQTKEPYILASQAQQVFYVTDPARKDWKVVIKTTPRDYFDMDEQICTDDVKTHLQSDTPGSSTCRK, encoded by the exons ATGAGTGTTTCACATAGTACATGGCCTGTTGTTTTGATGCCATATAATCTGCCTCCATGGTTGTGCATGAAAAAACCTTTTTTATTCCTAACTTTACTTATACCCGGTCCATCTACTCCAGGTAATAATATTGACGTCTATATGCAACCTCTAGTTGATGAGTTGAAAGAGTTATGGGATACTAGAGTTAATACTTATGACGCATCAAATAAGAGTAACTTCACACGGCGTGTTGGTTTGATATGGATAGTAAGTGACTTTCTTGCATATGCGGATTTATTGGGTTGGAGCACTAAAGGTAAATTAGCTTGTCCTTCATGCCATAAGGAAACCAGGTCAATACGGTTATCAAACTCCCACAAAGATATCTTCATGGCACATCGTCCATGGTTGGAATTGTTGGATGCTTACCGTATAGATAAAGATTCTTTTGATGGCACGGAAGAACATGTAGGGCGACCGTGTTGCTTAATAGGGGAACAAGTGCTTGCGGAGCTGAAAGGTTTTGAAATAAAATTTggaaaacttgtgaaggataactcATCCTTACCATATAACTGGAAGAAGAGAA ATGGAAAGACCAAGGAACATTTAAAAGGACGTCGTGATTTGGAAGAAATGG ATGGTTATGCAGCTAATATTTCTAGGTGCATTCAGGGAAAACCTCCAAAAATTACAGGCCTAAAAAGTCACGATAATCATATTTTGATGCAGCAGTTGCTTCTCGTGGCCATAAGAAATGTTTTACCTAAGCATATGCATTCTGTTATCATGAATTTGTGTCAGTACTACAGACAATTATGCTCAAAATTTCTTAAACCTACTGATTTATTTAAGATGGAAAACGATATTGGAAAaatactttgtgatttagaaaggaTTTTTCCACCATCATTTTTTGATGTCATGATTCATCTATCGGTTCATCTAGCTTCAGAGGCCAGATTAGGGGGCCT GTATTTAGGTACATTAAAATCTTATGTGCGAAACAAGAGTAAACCCGAGGGTTCAATTGTAGAAGGATATTTAGCGGAAGAGTGTTTGTCATTTTGTTCTATGTATTTAGACAGTGATGTCGAGACCATACATAATAAGTCTAGCCGAaatcatgatgatggtggtgatgagaaTGTATTACCAATATTTTGTATGGCTGGTCGACTAATTGGTGCAACAAACGTAGTAAAACTCGGCTATGACACTTTAGCTATTGCACACTCACATATGTTGTTCAATTatagtgaaatagatttcttacgaac AGAGCATATGAATATTCTTAGTCATCAAAATCAGAATAAATGTAAGCGTGACATTCAACGTTTACATAGTCAGGAGTTTAAGGAGTGGATGTCTGATTAC GTTGATGAGGACATGGCTAGTTGTGGGGataacagaatcacaagtgatataAAGACATTGCCAATTGGTCCAAATGAG GCTCTAACAAGTAGTTTCTTGAGTGCTAGATATAACGATCCTGTTGTCGGAGATGTAACTTACTACGATATTTTAAATGATATAATCGAGTTGCAGTATGGTGATGAAAAGAAAGTAGCTTTGTTCCATTGTGATTGGATATCAAGTGGTTCTAAGATAAAAGTTGATGAGAATGGATTTACGACACTCAATTTTCGAGGTCTGAAGCAAACTAAAGAGCCTTATATCCTAGCTTCGCAAGCACAACAAGTATTCTATGTTACAGATCCTGCTCGTAAAGATTGGAAAGTTGTGATCAAGACAACACCTAGAGATTATTTTGACATGGATGAACAAATTTGTACCGATGATGTAAAAACGCATTTGCAGAGTGACACACCGGGGTCCTCAACTTgtagaaaatga
- the LOC139870813 gene encoding uncharacterized protein, with product MVWKDHLPNFGGSTFGSEIRDIWRYLLRGSMMDSTWMSLCRSSPAYEKGLDKFIECIFSKKGKDGYKIPTVFFEPDDTLMWEAEDDMQGLAQSVFHICEDDYEDDDIGQTKNQTVPNLNFEKFYKVLEDAKKELYPGCKFSVLSFIVRLFHSKCVEKYNDKGFNMILDTIREAFPHASILNSLYELRKVIRDLGLGYEKIYACPNDCMLYWKENKDKIKCDVCHTSRYKQINNDSDGESTTQADNDGDYEGKKVGAKVLRYFPLIPHLQRLFMSPKMTEFMRWHEESRTKDGILRHPADSPAWKTFDYQNSEFAKEPRNVRLVLASDGLNLLET from the exons ATGGTGTGGAAAGATCACCTCCCAAATTTTGGAG GTTCAACATTTGGGTCTGAAATCCGTGATATTTGGCGGTATCTTTTGAGAGG GTCTATGATGGACTCGACTTGGATGTCCTTATGTAGATCTTCCCCTGCATATGAAAAAGGACTTGACAAATTTATAGAATGTATTTTCTCTaaaaagggaaaagatg GTTATAAAATTCCAACTGTGTTTTTCGAACCAGATGATACATTAATGTGGGAAGCTGAAGATGATATGCAAGGATTAGCCCAATCCGTCTTCCATATTTGTGAAGatgattatgaagatgatgatatcgGACAAACTAAAAATCAAACTGTACCAAACTTAAATTTTGAAAAGTTTTATAAAGTATTGGAAGATGCAAAGAAAGAATTATATCCCGGCTGTAAGTTCTCTGTTCTTTCGTTCATTGTTAGACTCTTCCATTCAAAGTGTGTTGAAAAATATAATGATAAAGGATTCAACATGATTCTTGACACAATTAGGGAAGCCTTCCCTCATGCTTCCATACTGAATTCATTGTATGAATTAAGGAAGGTAATAAGAGATTTGGGTCTTGGTTATGAGAAAATTTATGCTTGTCCAAATGATTGTATGTTGTACTGGAAAGAAAACAAGGACAAAATTAAGTGTGACGTATGTCACACCTCAAGATATAAACAAATTAATAATGATTCTGACGGTGAGTCAACCACACAAGCTGATAATGATGGTGATTATGAAGGTAAGAAGGTTGGAGCAAAAGTGTTGCGTTATTTTCCACTCATACCACACTTGCAAAGATTATTTATGTCGCCTAAAATGACCGAGTTTATGAGATGGCATGAAGAGAGTCGTACGAAAGATGGTATATTAAGACATCCCGCAGATTCACCAGCCTGGAAAACATTCGATTATCAGAATAGTGAATTTGCTAAAGAACCTCGTAATGTAAGGCTTGTTTTGGCCAGTGATGGGTTAAACCTTTTGGAAACATGA
- the LOC139870815 gene encoding F-box protein At2g35280-like, producing MDVMHIAKKQKIDVNVLQPNILDLPQDTLVEILSRVGQNSLDRLFLCKLVCKAFKKHSEDPSVYKRISFDRWLISPWDNPKLVRIFLRCYILGNPNAIFRYGFRGYFNGKYINIGLHFGEKSSNMQLKETCYVYGLVMFASHQIEEKIIGLQILNQTFPPWSVPDLLVATRTKGVRCIDVETELPSF from the coding sequence atGGATGTTATGCATATCGCAAAAAAACAAAAAATCGATGTTAACGTTCTTCAACCGAACATTCTAGATCTTCCACAAGATACGCTTgtggaaatcttatctagagttggtcagaattcattggACAGGTTATTTTTATGCAAGTTGGTTTGCAAAGCCTTTAAGAAGCATTCGGAGGATCCTTCGGTTTATAAAAgaatttcctttgataggtggcttATCTCACCTTGGGATAACCCTAAGTTGGTTCGTATTTTTCTTCGTTGTTATATTTTAGGAAACCCTAATGCGATTTTTCGCTATGGTTTTAGGGGTTATTTTAAtggtaaatacataaatatagggcTTCATTTTGGAGAAAAATCTtcgaacatgcaacttaaagagacATGTTATGTTTATGGTTTGGTTATGTTTGCCTCTCACCAAATAGAGGAAAAGATCATCGGATTACAAATTCTTAATCAAACATTCCCACCATGGTCAGTTCCGGATTTGTTGGTTGCAACCAGAACAAAAGGTGTTCGATGCATTGATGTGGAGACTGAACTGCCATCCTTTTGA